One genomic region from Phragmites australis chromosome 1, lpPhrAust1.1, whole genome shotgun sequence encodes:
- the LOC133884203 gene encoding protein FAR1-RELATED SEQUENCE 5-like — MGIILNRELGKYEVDDLELEHNHVLQTPETCHLIPSQRRISEVQAFEIEMADASGIQPRIAHEFASRHVGGAANLGYSCRDHKNYLRTKRQKEMKYGEAGSLLNYFHNKDSRPFGVFVGFNHFRETVVFWAALMYDESVDSFKWLFETFLSTHNQKKPRTIYTDQDVAMGKAITDVLPETWHGLCTWHIMQNAIKHLNRHMVEGSNVLGDFSACMYEYEDMVKFEDVFSKMRAKVHKQTWLDSIYKVKEKWAECYMKDVYTLGMRSTQLSESLNNDMKEYLNSELNILRFFSHFERAVQAKRDKEITSEYNSREKLPRIQMRTPMLLQASKIYTPQIFEAFQSEYERSMAAYTRPSSEGNTYIVGIGVLDEESTLEEEHVVVFYSSERKVVCTCKLFERTGLLCSHALKVLDLMNIKQLPEHYIMKRWTREVRCGTVHDAFGRNVLADPKVDMTRRYKYLAHKFIILASRAADFEECFLLVDNVLDSLCSQVEQKIKLFAEGNANQSKVEATTKAPNKMAHVIAGLKKRETKKGGSKRKKNWVDKLRKGRKQGSSQVESQEPSDVGAMVTRVAQPQTIVEKCFRTDQDQIEDSEFIGSYTQLLMRIRVPVRESVNGIGNTLRIHVGHPDNESYMREFLEKLQ; from the exons ATGGGAATCATATTGAATCGAGAGCTTGGAAAATATGAGGTAGATGATTTGGAACTTGAACATAACCATGTTCTACAAACACCAGAGACCTGTCACTTGATAccatcacaaaggagaatatcagaAGTGCAAGCATTTGAAATTGAAATGGCAGATGCATCTGGAATTCAGCCTAGAATTGCTCATGAGTTTGCTAGTCGACATGTTGGAGGAGCTGCTAATCTTGGATACAGTTGCCGAGACCACAAGAACTATCTGCGCACTAAACGTCAAAAGGAGATGAAGTATGGTGAAGCCGGAAGCTTGTTGAATTACTTTCACAATAAG GACAGTCGTCCATTTGGTGTGTTTGTTGGCTTCAACCACTTCAGAGAAACTGTGGTTTTTTGGGCTGCACTGATGTATGATGAGTCAGTTGACTCCTTCAAGTGGCTATTTGAAACTTTTCTTTCTACTCATAATCAAAAGAAGCCAAGAACTATTTACACTGATCAAGATGTTGCAATGGGAAAGGCTATTACAGATGTGTTACCAGAAACATGGCATGGATTATGCACTTGGCATATAATGCAGAATGCAATTAAGCATTTGAACCGTCACATGGTTGAAGGTTCAAATGTTCTTGGTGATTTCAGTGCTTGCATGTATGAATACGAGGACATGGTAAAATTTGAAGATGTATTTTCCAAGATGAGAGCTAAGGTACATAAGCAAACTTGGCTTGATAGTATCTATAAGGTAAAGGAAAAGTGGGCTGAATGTTACATGAAGGATGTGTACACATTAGGTATGAGAAGTACCCAATTAAGCGAGAGCCTGAATAATGACATGAAGGAGTACTTAAACTCGGAACTAAACATTCTTCGCTTCTTTAGTCATTTTGAGAGGGCTGTCCAAGCAAAAAGAGATAAAGAGATCACTTCAGAGTACAATTCAAGGGAAAAGTTGCCACGCATTCAGATGAGAACTCCAATGCTACTGCAAGCAAGCAAGATTTACACGCCACAAATATTTGAAGCCTTTCAAAGTGAATATGAAAGATCTATGGCAGCCTACACAAGACCATCATCTGAAGGCAACACATACATTGTTGGAATTGGAGTTCTTGATGAAGAATCTACACTAGAGGAGGAGCATGTGGTTGTTTTTTATTCTTCCGAGCGCAAAGTTGTATGCACATGCAAACTATTTGAGAGGACTGGACTATTGTGCAGTCATGCCTTGAAAGTTCTTGATTTGATGAATATTAAGCAGTTACCTGAACACTACATTATGAAGCGATGGACACGGGAGGTAAGATGTGGAACTGTTCATGATGCATTTGGGAGAAATGTTTTAGCAGATCCAAAGGTAGACATGACACGTCGCTATAAGTATTTGGCGCACAAATTTATCATATTGGCTTCTCGAGCAGCTGACTTTGAAGAATGTTTTTTATTGGTGGACAATGTACTTGATAGCCTTTGTAGTCAAGTTGAGCAAAAAATCAAGCTGTTTGCTGAAGGAAATGCCAATCAATCCAAGGTTGAAGCAACAACTAAAGCACCTAATAAAATGGCACATGTTATTGCTGGCCTCAAGAAAAGAGAGACAAAAAAGGGTGGATCAAAGCGAAAGAAAAATTGGGTTGATAAGCTTCGAAAAGGGAGAAAACAAGGATCATCTCAAGTCGAGTCCCAAGAACCATCCGATGTG GGTGCAATGGTGACTCGAGTAGCACAACCTCAAACAATAGTTGAGAAATGCTTTAGAACTGACCAAGATCAGATCGAAGATTCTGAATTCATTGGAAGTTACACTCAACTACTGATG AGGATACGAGTCCCTGTCAGGGAGTCAGTGAACGGCATTGGGAACACTCTTCGCATCCATGTTGGGCATCCGGACAACGAGAGCTACATGCGTGAGTTCTTGGAG AAATTGCAGTGA
- the LOC133915857 gene encoding small ribosomal subunit protein mL103 (rPPR7)-like, with the protein MAAAIFSTGRRLLSTAAAAVGEAKTEYPIPIAHLRRLVRAGRLADIDAVLAPLFPSHPVAALSALSAVGLPDRASALLATIPSPTAAHLNAVLGPLLLRRRLAGLVPSILAAHPSAPRDAITDSILAKSLCIISGADSALHLLREPSSGAAPSLQLFTAIIDSFYKQRLPHRAEELWRSMVDDHGITPDAAAYNARITYKSTNGTVEEVRELIHIMREETGLRPDVITYNALMRAMVRHGRVDEALEVYRSLEKGEEVEVVPDCGTYTCVVSALCGAGRWSEAEDVFYEGLKRRKVSDLGTVRRLVRGLKDAGKGRAARRVVVGLRKKFPDQFDGPWRELEEVAGLPASGKEDDYEDGDDEQPVATTAAA; encoded by the coding sequence atggccgccgccatcTTCTccaccggccgccgcctcctctcgaCGGCCGCCGCAGCCGTGGGCGAGGCCAAAACCGAGTATCCCATCCCGATAGCCCACCTCCGCCGCCTGGTCCGCGCGGGCCGCCTCGCTGACATCGACGCCGTCCTCGCGCCGCTCTTCCCTTCCCACCCCGTCGCCGCGCTCTCCGCCCTCTCCGCGGTCGGCCTCCCCGACCGCGCATCCGCGCTGCTCGCCACCATCCCGTCTCCCACCGCCGCGCACCTCAACGCCGTCCtcggcccgctcctcctccgccgccgcctcgcggGGCTCGTGCCCTCCATCCTCGCCGCGCACCCCTCCGCCCCGCGCGATGCCATCACGGACAGCATCCTCGCCAAGTCCCTCTGCATCATCTCGGGCGCCGACTCGgcgctccacctcctccgggAGCCGTCGTCGGGGGCAGCGCCCTCCCTCCAGCTCTTCACCGCCATCATCGACTCCTTCTACAAGCAGCGCCTCCCGCACCGCGCCGAGGAACTATGGCGCTCCATGGTCGACGACCACGGCATCACCCCTGACGCTGCCGCCTACAACGCTCGGATCACCTACAAGTCCACCAATGGCACGGTGGAGGAGGTCAGGGAGCTGATCCACATCATGCGCGAGGAGACGGGGCTCCGGCCGGACGTCATCACCTACAACGCGCTGATGCGGGCGATGGTACGGCACGGTAGGGTGGACGAGGCGCTGGAGGTGTACCGGAGCCTGGAGAaaggggaggaggtggaggtggtgccGGACTGCGGGACGTACACGTGCGTAGTGAGCGCGCTTTGCGGCGCGGGGAGGTGGTCGGAGGCGGAGGACGTGTTCTATGAGGGGTTGAAGCGCCGGAAGGTGAGCGACCTCGGTACGGTGCGCCGGCTGGTGCGCGGGCTAAAGGACGCCGGCAAGGGGCGCGCGGCGAGGCGGGTGGTGGTCGGTCTGCGCAAGAAGTTCCCCGACCAGTTTGACGGGCCGTGGAGGGAGCTCGAAGAGGTTGCCGGGCTGCCGGCCTCTGGCAAGGAGGACGACTACGAAGATGGCGACGACGAGCAGCCGGTGGCGACAACGGCCGCAGCGTGA